One part of the Campylobacter sp. RM16189 genome encodes these proteins:
- the argH gene encoding argininosuccinate lyase — protein MWSGRFSEASSRLLEEFNASIGFDKNLYREDIAGSKTHAKMLGACGILKPDEAEAIIKGLDAVLAEIGEGKFEFKIEDEDIHMSVEKRLSDIIGSELGGRLHTARSRNDQVALDFRLYVQRSSLEIMNEIYSLISTLNSLASSHLDTLMPGFTHLQHAQPISLAYHLLAYAFMFKRDHERFSSSYGRNNFCPLGSAALAGTPHPIDRELVARELKFSGITQNAMDSVSDRDFALEILFNISVLMTHASRLCEELILWSSQEFGFVTISDTYSTGSSIMPQKKNPDVAELIRGKTGRVNGNLIALLTTMKGLPLAYNKDMQEDKEGVFDSVHTAFTSVHILNEMMKEAKFNEKNMLEATKKGHLSATDLADFLVREKNVPFRTAHFITGKAVAKAENLGIDLSELNAKQLKEVDENLDENAVKFLDLHASKEARTSLGGTSNLSVQKQINSLNEWLKDLR, from the coding sequence ATGTGGTCGGGAAGGTTTAGCGAGGCTAGCTCAAGGCTTCTTGAGGAGTTTAACGCCTCTATCGGCTTTGATAAGAATTTGTATCGCGAAGATATCGCAGGCAGCAAGACTCACGCTAAGATGCTTGGAGCTTGCGGGATTTTAAAGCCTGATGAAGCAGAGGCCATCATAAAGGGGCTTGACGCGGTTTTAGCCGAGATAGGAGAGGGCAAATTTGAGTTTAAAATCGAAGATGAAGATATTCATATGAGCGTGGAAAAGCGCCTAAGCGATATCATCGGAAGCGAGCTTGGCGGTAGGCTTCATACGGCACGCAGTAGAAACGATCAGGTCGCGCTTGATTTTCGCCTTTATGTGCAGCGCAGTTCGCTTGAGATCATGAATGAAATTTACTCTCTCATCTCTACTCTAAACTCTCTTGCGAGCAGTCATCTTGATACACTAATGCCTGGCTTTACGCACCTTCAGCACGCTCAGCCGATCAGTCTTGCTTATCATCTGCTTGCGTATGCTTTTATGTTTAAGCGTGATCATGAGCGATTTTCAAGCTCATATGGGCGAAACAACTTCTGTCCGCTTGGATCAGCCGCACTTGCGGGCACGCCTCATCCTATAGATAGAGAGCTTGTGGCACGTGAGCTTAAATTTAGCGGTATTACGCAAAATGCGATGGATAGCGTTAGCGACCGAGACTTCGCGCTTGAAATTTTATTTAACATAAGCGTGCTGATGACGCATGCTTCAAGGCTTTGTGAGGAGCTGATACTTTGGAGTTCTCAAGAATTTGGCTTTGTTACGATTAGCGATACGTATTCGACCGGAAGCTCGATCATGCCTCAGAAGAAAAATCCCGATGTAGCCGAACTTATCCGCGGAAAGACAGGGCGCGTAAATGGAAATTTGATAGCGCTTCTAACTACCATGAAAGGGCTGCCGTTAGCTTATAACAAAGACATGCAAGAGGATAAGGAAGGTGTCTTTGATAGTGTTCACACCGCGTTTACTTCGGTGCATATCTTAAATGAGATGATGAAAGAGGCTAAATTTAATGAAAAAAATATGCTTGAGGCGACTAAAAAAGGGCATTTAAGCGCAACCGATCTGGCTGATTTTTTAGTGCGCGAAAAAAATGTACCGTTTAGAACCGCTCACTTTATCACAGGCAAGGCCGTAGCAAAGGCTGAAAATTTAGGCATTGATCTAAGCGAGCTTAATGCTAAGCAGCTAAAAGAAGTGGATGAAAATTTGGACGAAAATGCGGTTAAATTTTTAGATCTGCATGCTTCCAAAGAGGCTAGAACTTCGCTTGGCGGAACGTCAAATTTAAGCGTACAAAAGCAGATAAATTCGCTTAATGAGTGGCTTAAAGATTTAAGATAG
- a CDS encoding biotin/lipoyl-containing protein has protein sequence MPKKFIDIMDTTFRDGFQSVFGARVLMDDFLPAVSAAKEAGITHFEFGGGARFQSLYFYLNEDAFTMMDKFREVVGPEANLQTLSRGVNTVTLDTGSRELVDLHAKLFKKHGTTTIRNFDALNDVENLKYSGERIVHHGLKHEVVVTMMDLPPRCVGAHDVAFYERILREILDAGIPYHSVCFKDASGTSSPQKVYETIKMARKLLPEKTHIRLHTHETAGVSVACYLAALEAGADGIDLAASPVSGGTSQPDILTMLHALKGKEFDLGGLDVERVLKYERVLKECLKDYFIPPEATEVSPLIPFSPMPGGALTANTQMMRDNNILDKFPDVIDAMREVVEKGGYGTSVTPVSQFYFQQAFNNVLFGKWKKIADGYGKMVLGYFGKTPSKPDKEVVKLASEQLGLKPTKENAIDIADRDETKSVKFTKELLEKEGIKTSEENIFIVAACKEKGIAFLKGDGKVNVRKISQTAGEQICTAKESREPINEKYNVVVNGKKFEVEIYDSTSGAVEVKSVKSASDAMLLPPEISPTGRKSTNENGSGEAVLSTLPGNVFKILVKVGEKVTKGQKMFILEAMKMEIEVVAPKDGVVNSIEVEVGQTIKNGQILARI, from the coding sequence ATGCCAAAGAAGTTTATAGATATTATGGATACCACCTTTAGGGACGGATTTCAGTCCGTATTTGGTGCAAGAGTTCTTATGGATGACTTTTTGCCTGCGGTTAGCGCAGCGAAAGAAGCCGGTATCACACACTTTGAATTTGGCGGTGGAGCGCGCTTTCAGAGCCTTTATTTTTATCTGAACGAAGACGCTTTTACTATGATGGATAAATTTAGAGAAGTCGTAGGACCCGAGGCAAACCTGCAAACTCTAAGCAGAGGCGTTAATACCGTAACTCTTGATACTGGAAGCCGTGAGCTTGTCGATCTTCACGCTAAACTTTTTAAAAAGCACGGCACGACTACGATTAGAAATTTTGACGCACTGAATGATGTAGAAAATTTAAAATACTCAGGCGAGAGGATAGTTCATCACGGGCTTAAGCATGAAGTTGTAGTAACTATGATGGATCTGCCTCCAAGATGCGTGGGCGCTCATGATGTGGCGTTTTACGAGCGAATTTTAAGGGAAATTTTAGATGCAGGCATCCCTTATCATAGCGTTTGCTTTAAAGATGCAAGCGGTACAAGCAGCCCGCAAAAAGTCTATGAAACTATCAAAATGGCTCGCAAGCTACTTCCTGAAAAAACTCACATAAGACTTCACACTCACGAAACCGCAGGCGTTAGCGTGGCGTGCTATCTAGCCGCACTTGAAGCGGGAGCCGACGGCATTGACCTAGCGGCAAGTCCTGTAAGTGGCGGTACAAGTCAGCCTGATATACTTACTATGCTGCACGCTTTAAAAGGCAAGGAATTTGATCTTGGCGGACTTGATGTGGAAAGAGTGCTAAAATACGAAAGAGTGCTAAAAGAGTGCCTAAAAGACTACTTCATCCCACCTGAAGCGACGGAAGTAAGCCCACTGATACCGTTTTCTCCTATGCCGGGCGGCGCACTAACTGCAAATACTCAAATGATGAGAGATAATAATATCTTAGATAAATTTCCTGATGTGATAGACGCTATGCGCGAAGTCGTAGAAAAGGGCGGTTACGGCACATCAGTAACTCCTGTAAGTCAGTTTTATTTCCAACAAGCTTTTAATAACGTACTCTTTGGCAAATGGAAGAAAATCGCCGACGGATACGGCAAAATGGTGCTTGGATACTTCGGCAAAACTCCATCAAAGCCTGATAAAGAGGTTGTAAAACTTGCAAGCGAGCAGCTAGGGCTTAAGCCTACTAAAGAAAATGCCATAGATATAGCTGATCGCGACGAGACAAAGTCGGTAAAATTCACAAAAGAGCTTCTGGAAAAAGAGGGCATTAAAACAAGTGAAGAAAACATATTTATCGTAGCAGCCTGTAAGGAAAAGGGAATTGCATTCTTAAAAGGCGATGGCAAAGTAAATGTGCGCAAAATTTCGCAAACTGCCGGCGAGCAAATTTGTACTGCTAAAGAGAGCAGAGAGCCAATAAATGAAAAATATAACGTCGTAGTAAATGGCAAAAAATTTGAAGTTGAAATTTACGATAGCACAAGCGGAGCGGTTGAGGTTAAGAGTGTAAAATCTGCAAGTGATGCTATGCTTTTGCCGCCTGAAATTTCACCTACGGGAAGAAAGTCTACAAACGAAAACGGCAGCGGCGAAGCGGTGTTAAGCACGCTACCTGGAAATGTCTTTAAAATTTTAGTTAAAGTCGGTGAAAAGGTGACAAAGGGTCAAAAGATGTTTATCCTAGAGGCCATGAAAATGGAGATAGAGGTAGTAGCTCCAAAGGACGGCGTAGTAAATTCAATCGAAGTGGAGGTTGGGCAAACGATAAAGAACGGACAAATTTTGGCGAGGATTTAG
- a CDS encoding histidine triad nucleotide-binding protein, with amino-acid sequence MTIFEKIVAGEIPCNKVLESEKFLAFNDINPKAPIHILIIPKKHFKNFQEMDTTLMGEMTKFIQEVATLMGLDKSGYRLVTNNGENGGQEVMHLHFHMLGGAKLGWVDAATDPQSTF; translated from the coding sequence ATGACAATTTTTGAAAAGATAGTAGCAGGCGAAATCCCTTGCAACAAGGTTCTTGAAAGCGAGAAATTTCTGGCATTTAACGACATAAATCCAAAGGCGCCGATTCATATTTTAATAATTCCAAAAAAACACTTTAAAAATTTTCAAGAGATGGACACTACGCTCATGGGCGAGATGACTAAATTTATCCAAGAAGTTGCAACTCTTATGGGGCTTGATAAGAGCGGATATCGCCTAGTTACAAACAACGGCGAAAACGGCGGTCAAGAGGTTATGCACCTGCATTTTCATATGCTTGGAGGCGCAAAACTCGGCTGGGTTGATGCAGCTACCGATCCGCAATCAACTTTTTAA
- the pckA gene encoding phosphoenolpyruvate carboxykinase (ATP), translating into MVNEIEKLGLRDVKNVYYNLSYDELFEHEKKNNEGKVSSNGTFMVDTGIFTGRSPKDKYFVKQDPSGKYIAWGKVNKPISKELFDKLLKKAKEQLSGKEIYVQDAFCGSSDKSKKSVRFVTEVAWQAHFVKNMFIRPNEVELAKFKPDFVVYNACKCSNENYKEDGLNSEVFVIFNVEENVAVIGGTWYGGEMKKGIFSMMNYWLPLEGKLSMHCSANVGKEGDTALFFGLSGTGKTTLSTDPHRKLIGDDEHGWDDDGVFNFEGGCYAKCINLDPESEPEIYGAIKRNALLENVVADANGVVDYKDGSKTENTRVSYPIEHIENHEPSLSAGHPENIIFLTADAFGVLPPVSKLTKEQAMYYFLSGYTAKVAGTERGITEPVATFSACFGEPFMPLHPTMYAKLLGEKIDKHNVNVYLVNTGWSGGAYGVGKRMSIKATRACINAILDGSIRECEFENFEKFNLAIPKELAGVETRLLNPINTWENKDEYIAMRDKLAAMFEANFKRYEDVKEGVEYAKAGPKA; encoded by the coding sequence ATGGTAAATGAGATTGAAAAACTAGGCTTGAGAGACGTTAAAAACGTCTATTATAACCTAAGCTACGACGAGCTTTTCGAGCACGAGAAGAAAAATAACGAAGGCAAGGTAAGTAGCAACGGAACATTTATGGTTGATACGGGAATTTTTACCGGAAGAAGCCCTAAAGATAAGTATTTCGTAAAGCAAGATCCAAGCGGCAAATACATCGCTTGGGGCAAGGTAAATAAGCCGATATCAAAAGAGCTTTTTGACAAGCTTTTAAAAAAGGCTAAAGAGCAGCTAAGCGGTAAAGAAATTTACGTGCAAGACGCGTTTTGTGGTTCAAGCGATAAGAGTAAAAAATCGGTTAGATTTGTAACCGAAGTTGCTTGGCAAGCGCATTTCGTAAAAAATATGTTCATAAGACCAAATGAGGTCGAACTGGCTAAATTTAAGCCTGATTTTGTAGTTTATAACGCTTGCAAATGCTCAAACGAAAACTACAAAGAAGACGGACTAAATTCAGAAGTTTTCGTTATCTTTAACGTGGAAGAAAACGTCGCGGTAATCGGTGGAACGTGGTATGGCGGAGAGATGAAAAAAGGAATTTTTTCGATGATGAACTACTGGCTTCCGCTTGAAGGCAAGCTAAGTATGCACTGCTCGGCAAATGTAGGCAAAGAAGGCGACACGGCGCTTTTCTTTGGTCTTAGCGGAACGGGCAAAACCACTCTTTCAACAGATCCACACCGCAAACTAATAGGCGATGACGAGCATGGTTGGGATGATGACGGCGTGTTTAACTTCGAAGGTGGTTGCTACGCAAAATGTATAAATCTTGATCCAGAGAGCGAGCCTGAAATTTACGGAGCTATCAAACGCAACGCTCTTCTTGAAAACGTGGTAGCAGACGCAAACGGAGTGGTTGATTATAAAGATGGAAGCAAGACCGAAAATACTCGCGTAAGTTATCCTATCGAGCATATTGAAAATCACGAGCCAAGCCTGAGTGCCGGCCATCCTGAAAATATAATCTTCCTAACGGCGGATGCCTTTGGAGTGCTTCCTCCTGTTTCAAAGCTTACAAAAGAGCAGGCGATGTATTATTTCCTAAGTGGATATACGGCTAAGGTTGCAGGAACTGAGCGCGGTATCACCGAGCCTGTGGCGACATTTTCAGCTTGCTTTGGCGAGCCATTTATGCCGCTTCATCCAACCATGTATGCTAAGCTTTTGGGCGAAAAGATCGATAAGCACAACGTAAACGTATATCTTGTAAATACTGGCTGGAGTGGCGGTGCTTACGGAGTTGGCAAAAGAATGAGCATAAAAGCAACTCGCGCTTGCATAAACGCCATACTTGACGGAAGCATCAGGGAGTGTGAGTTTGAGAATTTTGAGAAATTTAACCTTGCTATCCCAAAAGAGCTAGCAGGCGTGGAAACAAGACTTCTAAATCCGATAAATACGTGGGAAAATAAAGACGAATACATCGCGATGAGAGATAAGCTTGCCGCTATGTTTGAAGCAAATTTCAAGCGATATGAAGATGTGAAAGAGGGCGTTGAATACGCAAAAGCCGGCCCTAAAGCTTAA
- a CDS encoding CAP domain-containing protein: MNTQKPALKLKFGLIGVWLVLLAGCDSSYDPTRLKEASQPEFSYISDSDALSYLNDYRRGSGLFALKFNENLSLASKNHAEYSLAHNHMGHDESSGLAKFTGATPAERAKAAGYNSSHVLENIAYKADFATSIDGLFSAIYHRFAFLNLSVNEVGFDAARGDKFSAYVFLMGNSEVDKFCKRSVSDNGSGKFYTNACTNKDIKVKDSRLEGFLKSTKQHVKFPDKVPVMPYFSGEIPDPFPECKITANPVSIEFNESLKDIKFVNFEIYKGEEKLRNLKILDQKSDINRKFSSHQFAAFSREVFSFNTDYTAVFSYTQENEPKQIKWNFKTKTLKFPYFDAKDGDVLSVKPDNIYEIFFRPKDCNDLLTSYSYNSYALLKSEVKQSGTNTLSVKLSGMEGDILTIKTSGGDEIKVRLSESSPKAQKERKEYIIKSALMVLGVIIVFIIIGRTLRR; encoded by the coding sequence TTGAATACGCAAAAGCCGGCCCTAAAGCTTAAATTTGGGCTGATTGGAGTCTGGCTTGTTTTGCTTGCGGGTTGTGACAGTAGTTACGACCCCACAAGGCTTAAAGAGGCAAGCCAGCCTGAATTTTCTTACATAAGCGACAGCGACGCGCTTAGCTACTTAAACGACTACCGAAGAGGCTCAGGACTATTTGCACTTAAATTTAACGAAAACCTAAGCCTAGCTTCAAAAAATCACGCCGAATACAGCCTAGCTCACAATCATATGGGGCATGATGAAAGCTCAGGTCTTGCTAAATTTACGGGCGCTACTCCAGCCGAGAGAGCTAAAGCGGCAGGGTATAACTCCTCCCATGTACTTGAAAATATAGCTTATAAGGCCGATTTTGCTACATCTATAGACGGGCTTTTTTCGGCGATTTATCATAGGTTTGCATTTTTAAATTTAAGCGTAAATGAAGTAGGTTTTGATGCGGCAAGAGGCGATAAATTTAGTGCTTATGTTTTTTTGATGGGTAATTCTGAAGTCGATAAATTTTGTAAAAGAAGCGTGAGCGATAACGGCTCAGGTAAATTTTACACAAATGCCTGCACAAATAAGGATATAAAAGTTAAAGACAGTAGGCTTGAAGGGTTTTTAAAATCAACAAAACAGCATGTAAAATTTCCCGATAAAGTGCCTGTGATGCCTTATTTTAGTGGAGAAATTCCTGATCCTTTTCCTGAGTGCAAGATCACCGCAAACCCTGTTAGTATAGAGTTTAATGAGAGTTTAAAAGATATAAAATTTGTAAATTTTGAGATTTATAAAGGTGAAGAAAAGCTTAGAAATTTAAAAATTTTAGATCAAAAAAGCGATATAAACCGCAAATTTTCATCTCATCAGTTTGCGGCGTTTTCAAGAGAGGTATTTAGCTTTAACACCGATTACACCGCAGTTTTTAGCTATACACAGGAAAATGAACCTAAACAGATAAAGTGGAATTTTAAGACTAAAACGCTTAAATTTCCTTATTTTGACGCAAAAGATGGCGATGTTTTGAGTGTAAAACCAGACAATATATATGAAATTTTCTTTCGTCCAAAGGATTGTAACGACTTGCTTACAAGTTACTCTTACAACTCTTATGCTTTGTTAAAATCAGAAGTAAAACAAAGCGGTACAAACACCCTAAGTGTGAAGTTAAGCGGTATGGAGGGTGATATACTAACCATAAAAACAAGTGGTGGCGATGAGATTAAGGTAAGGCTTAGTGAAAGTTCGCCAAAAGCTCAGAAAGAGCGTAAAGAATATATCATAAAATCCGCTCTCATGGTGCTTGGCGTGATAATCGTGTTTATTATAATAGGTAGAACATTAAGGAGGTAG
- the pheT gene encoding phenylalanine--tRNA ligase subunit beta, producing the protein MMISRNWLNEWVDIANVDSERILKTLNSIGLEVDSFNSVRIPKNIVVGYVKSRDKHPDADKLSVCQVDVGSETLQIVCGAKNVEAGQFVPVALIGAVMPSGLEIKKTKLRGVESSGMICSSTELGLVKVNDGILPLDESIGELKLGRELCEYSLLNDDIIEIDLTPNRGDCLSVYGIARDLSAALDLPLRDVSKYEEAENLLGIGRILTLRTEENIQSNLQYRAFELKEKFSENLLMKMRLAIIECSKQNCVERLLEYVTYSTGVIFNAYDYDKLKKDDGRVVFDIDKDAHSASKIMVGGENLGVAGIYQSDAAKIDDNSKIIVIEASYTNPEIIATTIYEDKKMPRFDYVYRSLRGSEPNINFGADYLFKMLAGSKSALIYAGSQQSILQKEPRVVSFTMSEMNRMIGQEVLKNDVVKILKKLGFEVNFNVEKDSANVKVPHFRHDIINAQDVCEEIVRIIGIDNIASKPLKFSEQNRINDTFVDYKNALNLRRKAASSGFFESVHYVFDDLNELNELGFKPCKVEIANPISNELNTLRPTLVNHLLKSAERNIKNSKKSVKIFEFGSVFDENGSQSERFGFVASGLVREPSLLNSAKPSEIGFLSFASAVRNAIGEFELKPSKDINYLSEFEQAEIYRNGVKVGYIGRVNVVVENRFDLPKTYLCEVDFGKLKFSSVAVKTYSKFPAISRDLSLIVPDDMKFEVIKECINALKIRCLKEFLPVDIYRDKNLGSNSSLTVKFVFQDIEKTLEDEEIALIMDKILDSLKKNLNIGVR; encoded by the coding sequence ATGATGATTTCAAGAAATTGGCTAAATGAGTGGGTGGATATAGCAAATGTGGATAGCGAGAGGATTTTAAAGACTTTAAATTCCATCGGTCTTGAAGTTGATAGCTTTAATTCGGTAAGAATCCCTAAAAATATTGTTGTTGGATATGTAAAGAGTAGAGATAAGCATCCTGATGCGGATAAATTAAGCGTATGCCAGGTAGATGTCGGAAGCGAAACATTACAGATAGTTTGTGGAGCTAAAAACGTAGAAGCCGGACAGTTTGTTCCGGTAGCTCTAATTGGTGCCGTTATGCCAAGTGGACTTGAAATAAAAAAGACCAAACTTCGAGGAGTTGAGTCAAGTGGTATGATCTGCTCTTCTACAGAGCTAGGCTTAGTTAAAGTAAATGATGGAATTTTGCCTCTTGATGAGAGTATCGGAGAGCTAAAGCTTGGACGAGAACTTTGTGAATACTCTTTACTAAATGATGATATTATAGAGATTGATCTTACACCAAATAGAGGCGACTGCCTAAGCGTATATGGTATCGCAAGAGATCTTTCTGCCGCTCTTGATTTGCCATTAAGAGATGTAAGCAAGTATGAAGAGGCTGAAAATTTACTAGGAATTGGTAGAATTTTGACTCTTCGTACAGAAGAGAATATACAAAGTAATCTTCAATATAGGGCTTTTGAACTAAAAGAGAAATTTAGCGAAAATTTGCTTATGAAGATGCGTTTGGCAATCATTGAGTGTAGCAAGCAAAACTGCGTAGAAAGATTACTAGAATACGTTACTTACTCTACAGGAGTCATATTTAACGCATATGATTATGACAAGCTTAAAAAAGATGATGGCAGAGTTGTTTTTGATATAGATAAGGACGCACACTCTGCAAGCAAGATTATGGTAGGCGGCGAAAATTTAGGAGTGGCTGGAATTTATCAAAGCGATGCGGCTAAAATAGATGATAATAGTAAAATTATCGTTATAGAGGCAAGCTACACAAATCCTGAAATAATCGCTACTACGATATACGAAGATAAAAAAATGCCGCGCTTCGATTATGTTTATAGAAGCTTAAGAGGGAGCGAGCCTAACATAAATTTTGGAGCAGATTATCTCTTTAAAATGCTTGCAGGATCAAAGAGCGCTTTGATATATGCAGGCTCTCAACAGAGTATTTTGCAAAAAGAGCCACGAGTGGTTAGCTTTACTATGAGCGAAATGAATAGGATGATAGGGCAAGAAGTTTTGAAAAATGATGTCGTAAAAATCCTTAAAAAGCTTGGATTTGAAGTAAATTTCAATGTGGAAAAAGATAGTGCGAATGTCAAAGTTCCTCATTTTCGCCACGATATCATAAACGCTCAAGATGTATGCGAAGAGATCGTTAGAATCATAGGGATTGATAATATTGCTTCAAAACCGTTGAAATTTAGCGAACAAAATCGTATAAATGATACCTTTGTAGATTATAAAAATGCGTTAAATTTAAGACGCAAAGCGGCCAGTAGCGGCTTTTTTGAGTCTGTTCATTATGTATTTGATGATTTGAATGAGCTAAACGAGCTTGGCTTTAAACCTTGCAAAGTAGAGATCGCAAATCCTATAAGCAATGAGCTTAACACTCTTCGTCCGACTCTTGTAAATCATCTTTTGAAATCTGCAGAAAGAAATATTAAAAATTCAAAAAAATCGGTCAAAATTTTTGAATTCGGAAGTGTTTTTGATGAGAATGGAAGCCAAAGCGAGAGATTTGGGTTTGTAGCTAGTGGACTTGTGAGGGAGCCAAGTTTACTAAATTCAGCCAAGCCTTCTGAAATAGGCTTTTTAAGCTTTGCTTCTGCAGTTAGGAATGCGATCGGAGAATTTGAATTAAAGCCTAGTAAAGATATAAATTATCTAAGCGAATTTGAGCAGGCTGAAATTTATCGAAATGGTGTTAAAGTAGGCTATATAGGTAGAGTTAATGTGGTGGTTGAGAATAGATTTGATCTACCTAAAACCTATCTTTGCGAAGTTGATTTTGGTAAGCTTAAATTTAGTAGCGTTGCCGTAAAGACCTACTCTAAATTCCCGGCAATAAGCAGAGATTTGAGCCTGATTGTACCTGATGATATGAAATTTGAAGTCATAAAAGAGTGTATTAATGCTCTTAAAATAAGATGTTTGAAGGAATTTTTACCTGTTGATATATATAGAGATAAAAATTTAGGTTCAAATTCTAGTTTGACTGTGAAATTTGTTTTCCAAGATATAGAAAAAACGCTTGAAGATGAAGAGATAGCACTGATAATGGATAAAATTTTAGACAGTTTGAAGAAAAATTTAAATATCGGAGTAAGATGA
- the pheS gene encoding phenylalanine--tRNA ligase subunit alpha, whose amino-acid sequence MQEYKENISKCKNLADLDKIRVDLLGKKGIITSEFAKLKNMGEDEKKAFAANLNKMRDEFETLLAAKKTELESGEIKAKMKASAIDVTLFNEPSSTGALHPVMATMDRIIEYFMMQNFSLETGPLIEDDFHNFEALNLPKYHPARDMQDTFYFKDFKLLRTHTSPVQVRTMMSTKPPIRMIAPGAVFRRDMDLTHTPMFHQVEGLVVEDEGVVSFANLKSMLENFLRYMFGDVQVRFRPSFFPFTEPSAEVDISCIFCKGEGCRVCKQTGWLEVLGCGVVDSNVFKAVGYKNVSGYAFGLGVERFAMLLHQIPDLRSLFEGDLRLLEQFK is encoded by the coding sequence TTGCAAGAGTATAAAGAAAATATAAGTAAATGCAAGAATTTAGCCGATCTCGACAAAATTCGCGTAGATTTGCTTGGTAAAAAAGGCATCATAACCTCTGAATTTGCCAAACTTAAAAATATGGGCGAAGATGAGAAGAAGGCTTTCGCTGCAAATTTAAATAAGATGCGTGATGAATTTGAGACGCTTTTAGCCGCTAAAAAAACTGAGCTTGAAAGCGGTGAGATAAAAGCTAAGATGAAAGCAAGCGCCATAGACGTAACACTCTTTAACGAGCCAAGCAGCACCGGCGCTCTTCATCCGGTTATGGCTACGATGGACCGCATTATAGAGTATTTTATGATGCAAAATTTCTCGCTTGAAACAGGACCTCTAATCGAGGATGATTTTCATAACTTTGAGGCGCTAAATTTGCCTAAATATCACCCTGCGCGCGACATGCAAGATACGTTTTATTTTAAAGATTTTAAACTGCTTCGCACGCACACAAGTCCGGTGCAGGTTCGAACCATGATGAGCACAAAGCCTCCTATTCGCATGATAGCGCCCGGTGCTGTGTTTCGCCGCGATATGGACTTAACGCATACTCCGATGTTTCATCAGGTTGAAGGACTTGTCGTCGAGGATGAAGGCGTAGTTAGCTTTGCAAATTTAAAAAGCATGCTTGAAAATTTCTTAAGGTATATGTTTGGTGATGTTCAGGTACGCTTTCGCCCAAGCTTTTTCCCGTTTACGGAGCCATCGGCTGAAGTTGATATAAGCTGTATCTTCTGCAAAGGCGAAGGGTGTAGAGTGTGCAAGCAGACGGGCTGGCTTGAAGTGCTTGGATGCGGCGTGGTTGATTCAAATGTATTTAAGGCGGTTGGCTACAAAAATGTAAGCGGATATGCCTTTGGTCTTGGTGTGGAGCGCTTTGCGATGCTGCTTCATCAAATTCCTGATTTGCGCTCGCTTTTTGAGGGAGATTTAAGATTATTGGAGCAGTTTAAATGA